From one Actinomycetes bacterium genomic stretch:
- a CDS encoding TetR/AcrR family transcriptional regulator, whose translation MATSTSGTAARTKSGGSGDDAQGEPRRARGRATRARLMAAGVRSFSKRGFHATRVDDIVKRAKTSHGTFYLYFSSKEELFDELVAEVAEEFHQLTDGLPTIRDDAEGRAALEAWLVSFVELYRGYGPLIRSWTDAEAPSDADGPGVPDLLGRIASELSTKVKVRKSRKLDPEVASLVVVAMVERVNYFLATDQLRDDSERLVQVLASIALDAYFGPGH comes from the coding sequence ATGGCCACCAGCACCAGCGGCACCGCCGCACGGACGAAATCCGGCGGATCCGGCGACGACGCGCAGGGCGAGCCGCGGCGCGCACGCGGCCGTGCCACGCGGGCCCGGTTGATGGCTGCAGGAGTCAGGTCGTTCTCCAAGCGGGGATTCCACGCCACGCGGGTCGACGACATCGTGAAGCGGGCAAAGACCTCGCACGGCACCTTCTACCTGTACTTCTCCTCCAAGGAGGAGCTGTTCGACGAGTTGGTGGCAGAGGTCGCCGAGGAGTTCCACCAACTCACGGACGGCCTGCCTACGATCCGCGACGATGCCGAGGGCAGGGCCGCGCTGGAGGCCTGGCTCGTGTCGTTCGTGGAGCTGTACCGCGGGTACGGGCCGCTTATCCGGTCCTGGACAGATGCAGAGGCACCGAGTGATGCAGATGGCCCCGGAGTACCCGACCTGCTCGGCCGGATCGCAAGCGAGCTGTCGACCAAGGTGAAGGTCCGCAAGAGCCGAAAGCTCGACCCGGAGGTCGCGTCGCTGGTCGTGGTCGCCATGGTCGAACGCGTCAACTACTTCCTGGCCACCGACCAGCTCCGTGACGACAGCGAGCGACTGGTGCAGGTGCTCGCCTCGATCGCTCTCGATGCCTACTTCGGTCCCGGACACTGA
- a CDS encoding AMP-binding protein, translating into MATTSAGQADAQQGGSASAPPPGRAPMPADDAADLLRRNAADPQLSSRAAIRFGDLRWTHAEYFEQCCRVASLLAATPRIERGVHEVPEAERPVHVGVLLDNTPEYLFLLGGAALAGATVVGLNHTRSGSQLWRDLTHTDVDLLVTETRHASRLAGAVATRDEADPVPPVLVSTTYDEGPSPEPGVSVTAGAADLGEALAAHPATDPGLRPGADTRWALVFTSGTSSDPKAVICSQRRLLVTGNRMRMMLELGADDVGYVCMPLFHSNALMVGWAPSLVAGASVALARRFSASGWLADVRRYGATWFNYTGKPLSYLLATPEKPDDTDNTLRVAFGNEGSPRVLEEFARRFDIRIIDAFGSTEGAIAVSRDAPQRRGAMGVAGDTVLVVDEDGVPCPPAEYDRDGHLSNADRCVGEIVNTAGAGPFEGYYNNPEATSSALRNGWYWSGDLGYLDADRYLFFAGRTADWIRVDGENFPAGPIDEALLAHPDVVAAAAYGVPDADAGDQVMAALVMREGCRLDPAAFADWLDAQPDLPPKWRPRYLRVAAELPNTGTNKVVKRTLVHQKYRPDRCDDDPLFVRERGEAVFSPLSEQRVAAIAEALIDAGRERFWDL; encoded by the coding sequence GTGGCGACCACGAGTGCAGGACAGGCCGACGCGCAGCAGGGTGGTTCCGCCTCTGCGCCTCCACCCGGCCGCGCCCCCATGCCTGCCGATGATGCGGCGGATCTGCTCCGGCGCAACGCTGCTGACCCCCAGCTGTCCTCGCGGGCAGCGATCCGTTTCGGGGACCTGCGCTGGACACATGCCGAGTACTTCGAGCAGTGCTGCCGGGTGGCATCCCTGCTGGCCGCAACACCGAGGATCGAGCGCGGTGTGCATGAAGTTCCCGAGGCGGAGCGCCCGGTCCATGTCGGCGTGCTGCTGGATAACACACCGGAGTACCTGTTCCTGCTGGGTGGGGCCGCCCTCGCCGGTGCAACCGTCGTGGGCCTGAACCACACACGCTCGGGGTCTCAGCTGTGGAGGGACCTGACCCATACCGATGTCGACCTGCTCGTCACCGAGACGCGGCACGCGTCGCGGTTGGCCGGGGCCGTGGCAACCCGCGACGAAGCAGACCCGGTGCCTCCCGTGCTGGTGAGCACGACCTACGACGAGGGGCCGTCACCCGAACCGGGCGTGTCGGTCACAGCGGGCGCAGCGGACCTGGGTGAAGCGCTGGCAGCACACCCGGCCACCGACCCGGGTCTGCGGCCCGGTGCCGACACCAGATGGGCGCTCGTGTTCACCTCCGGCACCTCCTCTGACCCCAAGGCCGTGATCTGTTCGCAGCGGAGACTGCTGGTCACCGGCAACCGCATGCGGATGATGCTGGAGCTCGGTGCCGACGACGTCGGGTACGTCTGCATGCCTCTGTTTCACTCCAACGCCCTGATGGTCGGCTGGGCGCCATCGCTGGTCGCGGGCGCGTCCGTGGCCCTGGCCCGGCGGTTCTCCGCCTCCGGTTGGTTGGCAGACGTGAGGCGCTACGGAGCCACGTGGTTCAACTACACGGGCAAGCCGCTCAGCTACCTGCTCGCGACACCCGAGAAGCCCGACGACACCGACAACACTCTGCGGGTGGCGTTCGGCAACGAGGGGTCGCCGCGGGTACTGGAGGAATTCGCCCGGCGCTTCGACATCAGGATCATCGATGCATTCGGGTCTACCGAGGGCGCAATAGCGGTCAGTCGCGACGCGCCACAGCGCCGTGGTGCCATGGGGGTGGCGGGTGACACCGTGTTGGTGGTGGATGAGGATGGCGTGCCCTGTCCACCAGCCGAGTACGACCGCGACGGGCACCTCTCGAATGCCGACAGGTGCGTGGGTGAGATCGTCAACACCGCAGGTGCCGGACCGTTCGAGGGCTACTACAACAACCCGGAGGCGACGTCCTCGGCCCTCCGCAACGGTTGGTACTGGTCCGGCGACCTCGGCTACCTGGATGCCGACCGCTACCTGTTCTTCGCGGGTCGCACCGCCGACTGGATCCGGGTGGACGGTGAGAACTTCCCGGCCGGGCCCATCGATGAGGCGCTCCTGGCCCACCCGGACGTCGTGGCCGCTGCTGCATACGGGGTGCCCGACGCCGATGCCGGCGACCAGGTGATGGCGGCGCTGGTGATGCGCGAGGGTTGCCGACTCGACCCGGCCGCGTTCGCTGACTGGCTGGACGCTCAGCCGGACCTGCCTCCGAAGTGGAGGCCGCGCTACCTGCGGGTCGCTGCCGAGCTGCCGAACACAGGCACCAACAAGGTGGTGAAGCGAACGCTCGTGCACCAGAAGTACCGTCCCGACCGGTGCGACGACGACCCGTTGTTCGTGCGCGAGCGGGGCGAAGCCGTCTTCTCGCCACTGTCGGAGCAGCGCGTCGCCGCCATCGCGGAAGCGCTCATCGATGCCGGGCGAGAGCGGTTCTGGGACCTGTGA
- a CDS encoding acyl-CoA dehydrogenase: protein MDLSFSDDEKAFAATAREWLAANLGDVPAFSDLEEEISWGRDWQARMAADHWVGIYWPEAYGGRGASPVQVALFNMEYARAGAPQPVNRVGINLAGPTLLAHGTEEQKQRWLPSILDASEIWCQLFSEPDAGSDLASLRTRAEPATDSEGNPGWLLSGQKVWTSYATFSRWGICLARTDAEAPKHRGISYLVVDMDAPGVEIRPLRQITGESEFNEVFLDEVWVPAASLVGGLNDGWAVANTTLAHERGTNFPFKEQVVHEVFLSRLLAEADANGLLDAPEVTDRLVDARVELSLLRLHNWRTLTALSKGAEPGPESSWIKLTWTDMTQNLSAAALEVLGDDSSLWGEWQRQWLWSRAAPIAGGTSEIQRTIIGERILGLPR from the coding sequence GTGGACCTGAGCTTCAGCGACGACGAGAAGGCCTTCGCTGCGACCGCGCGCGAGTGGTTGGCCGCCAACCTCGGTGATGTCCCTGCCTTTTCGGACCTCGAGGAGGAAATCAGCTGGGGTCGCGACTGGCAGGCGCGGATGGCCGCGGACCATTGGGTCGGGATCTATTGGCCCGAGGCCTACGGCGGCCGCGGTGCGTCGCCTGTGCAGGTTGCCCTGTTCAATATGGAGTACGCCCGTGCCGGAGCACCGCAGCCCGTGAACCGGGTGGGGATCAATCTCGCGGGCCCCACGCTCCTGGCGCACGGCACCGAGGAGCAGAAGCAGCGCTGGCTGCCGAGCATCCTCGACGCGTCGGAGATCTGGTGCCAGCTGTTCTCCGAACCGGATGCCGGCTCCGACCTGGCGTCGCTGCGCACGCGTGCCGAGCCCGCAACCGACTCCGAGGGCAATCCGGGGTGGCTGCTTTCGGGCCAGAAGGTGTGGACCAGCTATGCGACCTTCTCGCGTTGGGGCATCTGTCTCGCGAGGACGGACGCGGAGGCGCCCAAGCACCGGGGAATCTCGTACCTGGTTGTGGACATGGATGCGCCGGGCGTGGAGATCCGGCCACTGCGCCAGATCACCGGCGAGTCGGAGTTCAACGAGGTGTTCCTCGACGAGGTGTGGGTTCCCGCCGCCAGCCTCGTGGGTGGGCTCAACGATGGCTGGGCGGTGGCGAACACCACCCTGGCGCATGAGCGCGGCACCAACTTCCCTTTCAAGGAGCAGGTTGTCCACGAGGTGTTCCTGTCACGTCTGCTGGCCGAAGCAGATGCCAATGGCCTCCTGGACGCCCCCGAGGTGACCGACCGACTGGTCGATGCCCGCGTTGAGCTGTCCCTGTTGCGACTGCACAACTGGCGCACGCTGACCGCGCTCTCGAAGGGGGCCGAGCCCGGCCCGGAGTCCAGCTGGATCAAGCTCACGTGGACCGACATGACCCAGAACCTCTCTGCAGCGGCGCTGGAGGTTCTCGGTGACGACTCGTCGCTGTGGGGAGAGTGGCAGCGCCAGTGGCTGTGGTCCAGGGCGGCACCGATCGCGGGGGGAACCTCTGAGATCCAGCGCACCATCATCGGTGAGCGGATACTCGGACTGCCGCGCTGA
- a CDS encoding ATP-binding protein, translating to MPAAILAQDDLTNHVAVDVVLAITVGFVIAALARVLVPRVRSISWPTSALLGALAGSVSFGLASFLGRDPTWPAMVLALALTIVLLLAATMVESRMRPAVAVHTTPTVELLRLGESGVVEFKSTARRNLHSMERDPKIEGAIAKTVCGFLNGRGGTLVVGVDDHGVPLGLDADMELMKTPDIDSYQLFLRDLLSATLGVPAASGVRVRFDEVGSGEGDAPQTAGVAGSDPTRLVCRVDVVPSPDPVFLTPAKQKGEGQREPEFWVRAGNGTRRLRIDELLDYNRRRWGTWTSRFGN from the coding sequence GTGCCGGCCGCCATCCTCGCCCAGGACGACTTGACGAACCACGTCGCCGTCGACGTGGTTCTGGCGATCACAGTCGGATTCGTGATCGCGGCCCTTGCCCGGGTGCTGGTGCCCCGGGTGCGGTCCATCAGCTGGCCCACCTCGGCGCTGCTGGGGGCCCTCGCCGGATCAGTGTCGTTCGGCCTTGCCAGCTTCCTCGGCAGGGATCCGACGTGGCCGGCGATGGTCCTTGCGCTGGCCCTCACGATCGTCCTGCTGCTCGCGGCCACGATGGTCGAGTCGCGGATGCGGCCCGCGGTGGCCGTGCACACGACGCCCACGGTGGAACTGCTGCGGCTGGGCGAGTCGGGGGTGGTCGAATTCAAGTCGACCGCGCGCCGGAACCTGCACTCCATGGAACGTGACCCGAAGATCGAGGGCGCGATCGCCAAGACGGTCTGCGGCTTTCTCAATGGCCGTGGCGGCACCCTGGTCGTGGGCGTCGATGACCACGGGGTTCCCCTCGGCCTCGACGCAGACATGGAGCTGATGAAGACGCCTGACATCGACAGCTACCAGCTGTTCCTGCGGGACCTGCTCTCCGCCACGCTCGGTGTCCCTGCGGCGTCCGGAGTGCGTGTGCGATTCGACGAGGTCGGGTCCGGTGAAGGCGACGCGCCACAGACCGCCGGCGTTGCGGGCAGCGACCCCACACGCCTGGTGTGTCGTGTGGACGTCGTCCCGTCACCCGACCCGGTGTTCCTCACTCCTGCCAAACAAAAGGGCGAGGGCCAGCGGGAACCCGAGTTCTGGGTTCGGGCCGGCAACGGCACCCGGCGGCTGCGAATCGATGAACTGCTCGACTACAACCGTCGCCGCTGGGGGACCTGGACTTCGCGATTCGGCAACTGA
- a CDS encoding alpha/beta hydrolase: MSQHPGVKLLREMLADSGLTGGTILERRAAMDASAANSPAPEGTTVTTGELGGRPTEWVAPVGLGDDAPTVLHLHGGGYCMGGHDTHRGFAGRLAIAAQARVAVPDYRLAPEHPFPAALDDALAATSELLSMRPGPEHTALTGDSAGGGLAVATLMALRDAGGPVPAAAALISPWADLTQSADSHDRLDGLDPLLVREDLDQMADAYLAGCDPRDPRVSPVFADDLAGLPPLCIEVGDQEVLLDDSTALAALARRSRIDVSLTVWPELTHDFQIFPPEVVPESDASIEAMARFIWKHIGD, translated from the coding sequence GTGTCGCAACACCCGGGTGTGAAGCTCTTGAGGGAGATGCTCGCCGATTCGGGCCTGACCGGCGGCACCATCCTGGAACGGCGTGCCGCAATGGATGCCTCGGCCGCGAACTCCCCTGCGCCCGAGGGCACCACGGTGACGACCGGTGAGCTGGGTGGACGACCGACCGAGTGGGTTGCACCCGTCGGCCTCGGCGATGACGCACCCACCGTGCTGCATCTCCACGGCGGCGGGTACTGCATGGGTGGCCATGACACCCACCGCGGCTTCGCAGGCCGGCTCGCCATCGCAGCCCAGGCCCGCGTCGCGGTCCCCGACTACCGCCTGGCGCCGGAGCATCCCTTTCCCGCAGCCCTGGATGACGCGCTCGCAGCGACCTCTGAGTTGCTGTCAATGCGGCCCGGTCCGGAGCACACTGCGCTGACGGGCGACTCAGCGGGTGGAGGCCTTGCTGTGGCCACGTTGATGGCGCTGCGTGATGCCGGAGGGCCCGTGCCGGCGGCGGCCGCCCTGATCTCCCCGTGGGCGGACCTGACCCAGAGCGCCGACAGCCACGACCGGCTCGACGGGCTCGACCCACTCCTCGTGAGGGAAGACCTCGACCAGATGGCGGATGCCTACCTGGCGGGCTGTGATCCGCGCGACCCACGGGTCTCACCGGTCTTCGCCGACGACCTCGCGGGACTGCCACCACTGTGCATCGAGGTCGGCGACCAGGAGGTGCTGTTGGACGATTCAACGGCACTCGCGGCTCTGGCCCGGCGCAGCCGGATCGACGTGTCGCTGACCGTCTGGCCCGAGCTCACACACGACTTCCAGATCTTCCCGCCCGAGGTCGTGCCGGAGTCAGATGCCAGCATCGAGGCGATGGCCCGGTTCATCTGGAAGCACATCGGCGACTGA
- a CDS encoding NAD(P)/FAD-dependent oxidoreductase, producing the protein MSMVHITGDPAWIRGEDVPAGNYLNEVQGFMDPESQQRVRDAACTAIAEWRDAGCPLPEQPGPELLHEMMNTLVGEEVPSEYVPLLLEELELDGHDAREVDLSGVDADSRRSFHVVVIGAGMSGILAGIQLAEAGISYTVVEKNPAVGGTWYENQYPGCRVDVGNHFYCYSFEPSEHWSEFFSQQPELQRYFEDTARRHDVLRHIRFDTEVTAATFNEDEGKWTVDLTGPEGAEQLVADAVISAVGQLNRPKLPDIEGVDSFGGEWMHSAQWRHDVDIDDKRVAVIGTGASAFQLVPSIAERVGHLSVFQRSAPWMFENPNYHEKVGPGVRWALEHLPWYGRWFRFLIFWPACDGGMIAMRIDPDYPHQDRAISEANDGAREFFSMWIRSQCGDDEELAAKVVPDYVCLGTRTLQDNGSWIGALRRDDVDLVTDSIARIEHDAVVTVDGEGNEERHEVDVIVYATGFAANKYLWPMRIEGRGGAVLSEQWGEEPTALYGVSVPNFPNLFCIYGPGTNLASGGSLIFHSECEMRYIMGCLKLLLSDPEAGAIEVTPEAHDEYNARLQEEMSHMVWSHPSVKHSWYRNEAGDIYILSPWRLVDFWNWTREPDPAHYVLS; encoded by the coding sequence ATGTCGATGGTCCATATCACCGGCGATCCCGCGTGGATCCGGGGCGAGGACGTGCCAGCCGGCAACTACCTCAACGAGGTCCAGGGATTCATGGACCCCGAGTCCCAACAGCGCGTACGCGACGCCGCCTGCACTGCCATCGCCGAATGGCGTGACGCCGGCTGCCCGTTGCCTGAGCAGCCCGGCCCCGAGCTGCTGCACGAGATGATGAACACGCTGGTCGGCGAAGAGGTCCCTTCCGAGTACGTGCCCCTCCTGCTGGAGGAGCTCGAGCTCGACGGGCATGACGCGCGCGAGGTCGACCTGTCCGGAGTCGATGCCGACTCCCGCCGCTCATTTCACGTCGTGGTCATCGGCGCCGGGATGTCCGGCATCCTTGCCGGAATCCAGCTGGCTGAAGCCGGGATCTCCTACACCGTCGTCGAGAAGAACCCGGCAGTCGGAGGCACCTGGTACGAGAACCAGTACCCCGGATGCCGCGTGGACGTGGGCAACCACTTCTACTGCTACTCCTTTGAGCCCTCGGAGCACTGGAGCGAGTTCTTCTCACAGCAGCCTGAACTCCAGCGGTACTTCGAGGACACGGCGCGCCGCCATGACGTGCTGCGGCACATCCGCTTCGACACCGAGGTCACCGCGGCGACGTTCAACGAGGACGAAGGCAAATGGACGGTGGATCTGACCGGGCCCGAGGGTGCCGAGCAGCTCGTGGCCGATGCGGTGATCAGCGCGGTCGGTCAACTCAACCGCCCCAAGCTGCCTGACATCGAGGGAGTCGACTCGTTCGGTGGCGAGTGGATGCACAGCGCCCAGTGGCGCCACGACGTCGATATCGACGACAAGCGGGTCGCAGTCATCGGTACGGGCGCGAGCGCGTTCCAGCTCGTGCCCTCAATCGCCGAGCGGGTCGGTCACCTGAGTGTGTTCCAGCGCAGCGCGCCGTGGATGTTCGAGAACCCGAACTACCACGAGAAGGTCGGGCCCGGAGTCAGGTGGGCGCTCGAACACCTGCCCTGGTACGGACGCTGGTTCAGGTTCCTCATCTTCTGGCCCGCATGTGACGGCGGCATGATCGCAATGCGCATCGACCCCGACTACCCCCACCAGGACAGGGCAATCAGCGAAGCCAATGACGGTGCCAGAGAGTTCTTCTCGATGTGGATCCGCTCGCAGTGTGGCGACGACGAAGAGCTCGCGGCGAAGGTCGTGCCCGACTACGTCTGCCTGGGCACGCGCACACTGCAGGACAACGGTTCGTGGATCGGTGCCCTGCGGCGCGACGACGTGGACCTCGTCACGGACTCGATCGCCCGCATCGAACACGACGCCGTCGTGACGGTCGACGGAGAGGGCAACGAAGAGCGTCACGAGGTGGACGTGATCGTGTACGCCACCGGCTTCGCGGCCAACAAGTACCTGTGGCCGATGCGGATCGAGGGCCGCGGCGGCGCCGTGCTCTCCGAACAGTGGGGGGAGGAGCCGACCGCGCTCTATGGCGTTTCGGTGCCCAACTTCCCGAACCTGTTCTGCATCTACGGCCCGGGAACGAACCTCGCCAGCGGAGGCAGCCTGATCTTCCACTCCGAGTGCGAGATGCGCTACATCATGGGCTGCCTGAAGCTCCTGCTCTCGGACCCGGAAGCGGGCGCGATCGAAGTGACCCCAGAGGCGCACGACGAGTACAACGCCCGGCTCCAGGAGGAGATGAGCCACATGGTGTGGTCACACCCGAGCGTGAAGCACTCGTGGTACCGCAACGAGGCCGGCGACATCTACATCCTGTCGCCGTGGCGGCTGGTGGACTTCTGGAACTGGACGCGCGAGCCGGACCCGGCGCACTACGTGCTCAGCTGA
- a CDS encoding Gfo/Idh/MocA family oxidoreductase encodes MNDPIRYGVIGTGMMGAEHILDLGHIEGAEVVALADPVPDSIEFGLGCVEAGPQGENARSQVRVYDHHDALLADPEVDVVVITSPNHTHGSIAGAALATDKHVLIEKPLCTTVDDAKAIVEAASGRDAITWMGLQYRFMPTPAVMLEQLATGVCGTTRMVSIREHRFPFLDKVGNWNRFNRNTGGTLVEKCCHFFDLMNLVADSRPVRVMASGAQDVNHLNESYEGEVPDIIDNAFVIVEYANGVRGSLDLCMFAEGGRFEQELSITGDAAKLEATVPGDVVWVGERAKSPFGSAHGEPPREVPAPMDPRVPYPEFHQGASYMEHVALEQAIRKGGPADVTVTEGMWAVATGAAAHLSIDERRPVELAEFGL; translated from the coding sequence ATGAACGATCCGATCCGCTATGGGGTCATCGGCACCGGGATGATGGGTGCGGAGCACATCCTCGACCTCGGCCACATCGAGGGCGCGGAAGTGGTCGCCCTCGCAGACCCCGTTCCTGACTCCATCGAGTTCGGACTCGGCTGCGTGGAGGCAGGCCCACAGGGCGAGAACGCACGCTCGCAGGTACGCGTGTACGACCACCACGATGCACTCCTCGCGGACCCCGAGGTGGACGTGGTCGTGATCACATCCCCCAACCACACCCATGGGTCAATCGCGGGGGCAGCTCTGGCCACGGACAAGCACGTACTCATCGAGAAGCCGCTGTGCACGACGGTTGACGACGCAAAGGCGATCGTGGAGGCAGCCTCAGGGCGCGACGCGATCACATGGATGGGCCTCCAGTACCGCTTCATGCCGACGCCGGCAGTGATGCTCGAGCAGTTGGCCACCGGGGTTTGCGGCACCACTCGGATGGTGTCCATCCGCGAGCACCGCTTCCCGTTCCTCGACAAGGTCGGCAACTGGAACCGCTTCAACCGAAACACCGGCGGCACGCTCGTGGAGAAGTGCTGCCACTTCTTCGACCTGATGAACCTCGTGGCCGACTCCCGGCCCGTTCGGGTGATGGCAAGCGGCGCCCAGGACGTCAACCACCTCAACGAGTCGTACGAGGGCGAGGTACCCGACATCATCGACAACGCGTTCGTGATCGTCGAATACGCCAACGGGGTGCGCGGGTCACTCGACTTGTGCATGTTCGCCGAGGGTGGGCGATTCGAGCAGGAACTCTCGATCACCGGCGATGCCGCGAAGCTCGAGGCGACTGTTCCGGGCGACGTCGTCTGGGTGGGCGAGCGCGCGAAGTCGCCTTTCGGGTCCGCACACGGAGAGCCGCCGCGTGAGGTGCCGGCTCCGATGGACCCACGAGTGCCGTACCCGGAGTTCCACCAGGGTGCGAGCTACATGGAGCACGTCGCCCTGGAACAGGCGATCCGCAAGGGCGGACCCGCGGACGTGACAGTCACCGAGGGCATGTGGGCCGTGGCCACCGGGGCCGCAGCGCACCTTTCGATCGACGAACGCCGCCCCGTCGAACTCGCGGAGTTCGGACTCTGA
- a CDS encoding aldo/keto reductase has product MAVPESHAPQSDGPGGLLPFGPIAYGCWRFGGTSTSEASVKVNTAIECGMTLIDTAAIYGYTGDVPAADESSGFGAAESLLGRVLAESPGLRDQITLATKGGIFPPVPYDSSPTYLRASVDESLRRLQVDRIDLFQVHRPDLLVHPESLAAVLGELVAAGKVRAVGVSNYSVAQTRALTSYLEVPLVSTQPEFSPLELAPLMDGTLDHAMQHGVVPLAWSPLGGGRLGLPPTNDERAEAVARICDRIASEQGVTRTAVVLAWVMRHPAGCVPIVGTQRPERIRECARAVEVILSRDEWYEILVAGRGEPMP; this is encoded by the coding sequence GTGGCAGTCCCCGAATCGCACGCCCCCCAGTCCGATGGCCCTGGTGGGTTGCTCCCCTTCGGCCCGATCGCGTACGGGTGCTGGCGCTTCGGTGGTACGAGTACGAGCGAGGCCTCTGTGAAGGTCAACACCGCCATCGAGTGCGGCATGACACTCATCGATACCGCAGCGATCTACGGCTACACCGGCGACGTGCCTGCGGCTGACGAGAGCAGTGGGTTCGGTGCAGCCGAGTCGCTGCTGGGTCGGGTGCTGGCCGAGTCCCCGGGATTGCGGGACCAGATCACACTCGCAACCAAGGGTGGCATCTTCCCGCCGGTGCCGTATGACTCCTCACCGACGTACCTGCGCGCCTCGGTGGATGAGTCGCTGAGGCGCCTCCAGGTCGACCGGATCGACCTGTTCCAGGTCCACCGGCCCGACCTGCTCGTGCACCCGGAGTCGCTTGCTGCGGTGCTGGGGGAGCTGGTGGCAGCCGGCAAGGTCCGTGCGGTCGGAGTCTCGAACTACAGCGTGGCCCAGACGCGTGCGCTCACCTCGTATCTGGAGGTGCCGCTCGTGTCGACCCAGCCGGAGTTCTCGCCGCTCGAGCTGGCACCGCTGATGGATGGCACGCTCGACCACGCGATGCAGCACGGCGTCGTGCCACTCGCATGGAGCCCACTCGGCGGCGGGCGACTCGGCTTGCCGCCGACCAACGACGAACGTGCTGAAGCGGTGGCCCGGATTTGTGACCGGATCGCGTCAGAACAGGGTGTGACCCGCACCGCCGTCGTGCTGGCATGGGTGATGCGGCATCCCGCAGGATGCGTTCCGATCGTGGGCACCCAACGCCCGGAGCGCATCAGGGAATGCGCCCGTGCCGTCGAGGTGATCCTGTCCCGCGACGAGTGGTACGAGATCCTCGTCGCCGGGCGCGGCGAGCCGATGCCATGA
- a CDS encoding LLM class flavin-dependent oxidoreductase, whose translation MSTDAPEVAWFSALCDDDYEFLGVPDAELRSSWDHCRDIVTAAESAGYDNVLLPSGFALGIDGVPFAGGIAALTDRIRLLLAVRCGEMWPPQLARQLAGLDEMLAGRLTVNIISSNLPGDELDSEPRYARTLEVMTILRTLLEGQPLEHHGDFYDLELEAPRIASDRAAARRAAGLPAAPPLYFGGLSEPARDVAARAADTYLMWPDTIDVVEATLSDMRRRAGEHGRTLRFGYRVHVVVRETESEAREAAAGLLSQLDADEGERIRRRSLDTASAGVSRQAELRDSAGGDGFVEDNLWTGISRARSGCGAALVGDPDQVLAKLRTYMDLGIDAFILSGYPHRRECDLFAEHVLPALRGTR comes from the coding sequence ATGAGCACCGACGCCCCCGAGGTCGCCTGGTTCTCGGCGCTGTGCGACGACGACTACGAGTTCCTGGGCGTTCCCGACGCGGAGCTGCGTTCGTCCTGGGACCACTGCCGCGACATCGTCACCGCGGCAGAGTCCGCCGGCTATGACAACGTGTTGTTGCCCTCGGGCTTTGCGCTCGGCATCGACGGGGTCCCGTTCGCCGGGGGAATCGCTGCGCTGACCGACCGGATCCGCTTGCTGTTGGCCGTGCGGTGCGGCGAGATGTGGCCGCCCCAGCTAGCACGACAGCTGGCCGGACTCGACGAGATGCTCGCCGGTCGGCTGACAGTCAACATCATCAGCTCGAACCTGCCCGGCGATGAACTGGACAGCGAGCCTCGCTACGCCCGCACGCTCGAGGTCATGACCATCCTGCGAACCCTGCTCGAGGGGCAACCCCTGGAGCACCATGGCGACTTCTACGACCTGGAGCTCGAGGCGCCGCGGATCGCATCCGACCGCGCGGCCGCCCGGCGTGCCGCAGGCCTGCCCGCAGCACCACCGCTGTACTTCGGCGGGCTGTCCGAGCCCGCCCGCGACGTCGCAGCCCGTGCGGCCGACACCTACCTGATGTGGCCGGACACGATCGACGTCGTCGAGGCCACCCTGTCGGACATGCGCAGGCGCGCCGGCGAACATGGACGCACCCTGCGTTTCGGCTACCGGGTCCATGTCGTGGTGCGCGAGACCGAATCCGAGGCCCGCGAGGCTGCCGCGGGACTCCTGTCGCAACTCGACGCTGACGAGGGAGAGCGGATCCGCCGCAGGTCCCTGGACACCGCGTCGGCGGGCGTGTCCAGGCAGGCCGAGTTGCGCGACAGCGCCGGCGGCGACGGATTCGTGGAGGACAACCTCTGGACCGGCATCTCCCGCGCCCGCTCGGGTTGCGGAGCCGCTCTGGTCGGCGATCCCGACCAGGTGCTGGCGAAACTGCGGACCTACATGGACCTCGGCATCGACGCGTTCATCCTGTCGGGCTACCCGCACCGCCGCGAATGTGACCTCTTCGCAGAGCACGTACTGCCCGCACTGCGCGGGACGCGCTGA
- a CDS encoding 4a-hydroxytetrahydrobiopterin dehydratase, translating into MSDSDKREVLSADDVRTWAAEHHPWAVGTGGDRLLRTFIFEDFGEAMKFMAKVEPVAEQLNHHPEWRNVYNKVWIELTTHDSGGITALDLELGEAMNAAAHQLGAD; encoded by the coding sequence ATGAGCGATTCGGACAAGCGTGAAGTTCTCTCCGCAGATGATGTGCGGACCTGGGCCGCCGAGCACCACCCCTGGGCGGTGGGTACCGGCGGTGACCGGCTGCTTCGCACGTTCATCTTCGAGGACTTCGGAGAGGCCATGAAGTTCATGGCGAAGGTGGAGCCGGTGGCGGAGCAGCTCAACCACCATCCTGAGTGGCGCAACGTCTACAACAAGGTGTGGATCGAACTCACCACCCACGACTCCGGGGGCATAACGGCGCTCGACCTCGAGCTGGGCGAAGCCATGAACGCGGCCGCCCACCAACTCGGCGCGGACTGA